Proteins from a genomic interval of Caulobacter sp. NIBR1757:
- a CDS encoding glutamate--tRNA ligase family protein — MPSTAPVVTRPALSPTGSLHIGGARPALFNSLMSRM, encoded by the coding sequence ATGCCCTCCACTGCCCCCGTTGTCACGCGGCCCGCCCTTTCGCCTACCGGCTCACTTCACATTGGAGGGGCAAGGCCAGCGTTGTTCAACTCCCTGATGTCGCGGATGTGA
- a CDS encoding OmpH family outer membrane protein: MHIKSFAARAVGAVAVLAFASAAVAQTVPPKPAAAPPKPAQLPVNHAAPIPGFCIYDVNAVVATSTVGKYVDTRLEAIAKVVDTELQTEEAAINKEATALQTAAQAPGADEATLQKRAVDLKTRAKAWDTKAALRKREYQATAQKAGMRILTEVDPIVVQVYQQKSCSILIRRESVALGNPAMDITPAVIAALNTKIQQFPIDRERLDGPKPPPPMPAKPTN; encoded by the coding sequence ATGCACATCAAGTCCTTCGCGGCCCGCGCCGTCGGCGCGGTCGCCGTTCTGGCTTTCGCCAGCGCCGCCGTTGCCCAGACTGTCCCGCCCAAGCCGGCCGCCGCGCCGCCCAAGCCGGCCCAGCTGCCCGTCAACCACGCCGCCCCGATCCCCGGCTTCTGCATCTATGACGTCAACGCCGTGGTCGCCACCTCGACCGTCGGCAAGTACGTCGACACCCGGCTCGAGGCGATCGCCAAGGTGGTCGACACCGAACTGCAGACCGAGGAGGCGGCGATCAACAAGGAAGCCACCGCCCTGCAGACCGCCGCCCAGGCTCCGGGCGCCGACGAGGCCACCCTCCAGAAGCGCGCCGTCGATCTGAAGACCCGCGCCAAGGCCTGGGACACCAAGGCCGCCCTGCGCAAGCGCGAGTACCAGGCCACCGCCCAGAAGGCCGGCATGCGGATCCTGACCGAAGTCGATCCGATCGTCGTCCAGGTCTACCAGCAGAAGTCCTGCTCCATCCTGATCCGTCGTGAATCCGTGGCTCTGGGCAACCCCGCCATGGACATCACCCCGGCGGTGATCGCTGCCCTGAACACCAAGATCCAGCAGTTCCCGATCGATCGTGAGCGTCTGGACGGGCCGAAGCCGCCGCCGCCGATGCCCGCCAAGCCGACGAACTGA
- the lpxA gene encoding acyl-ACP--UDP-N-acetylglucosamine O-acyltransferase: MTAVHPTAIVDSAATLGEGVEIGPFCIVGPDVTLGAGCKLHSHVVLEGVTTLGEGCTLHPFVNLGGPPQHLGHKGEPTRLDVGARNIFRENVSIHTGTVMGNGVTRVGDDCLFMVSVHVGHDAVIGNRVTLAPSVAVGGHAEVADFVFLGGLAAVHQFSRIGRSAFIGGGGIVTKDVIPYGSVWGNHAHLEGLNLIGLKRRGFDRERISAMRAAYRLLFADEGTFQERLDDVAEGYSDIPEVVEILDFIRVDANRPLCLPRRET; the protein is encoded by the coding sequence ATGACCGCCGTCCATCCCACCGCCATCGTCGATTCCGCCGCGACCCTGGGCGAGGGCGTCGAGATCGGACCCTTCTGCATCGTCGGTCCGGACGTCACCCTCGGGGCCGGCTGCAAGCTGCACAGCCATGTCGTCCTCGAGGGCGTCACCACGCTCGGCGAAGGCTGCACCCTGCACCCGTTCGTCAATCTTGGCGGCCCGCCGCAGCATCTGGGCCACAAGGGCGAACCGACGCGGCTGGATGTCGGGGCGCGCAACATCTTCCGCGAAAACGTCTCCATCCACACCGGCACGGTCATGGGGAATGGCGTCACCCGGGTCGGCGACGACTGCCTGTTCATGGTCAGCGTTCACGTCGGCCATGACGCCGTGATCGGCAATCGCGTCACCCTGGCGCCCAGCGTCGCGGTCGGCGGCCATGCCGAGGTGGCGGATTTCGTCTTCCTCGGCGGCCTGGCGGCCGTCCACCAGTTCAGCCGCATCGGCCGCTCGGCCTTCATCGGCGGCGGCGGCATCGTCACCAAGGACGTCATCCCCTACGGCTCGGTCTGGGGCAATCACGCCCATCTCGAGGGGTTGAACCTGATCGGGCTGAAGCGCCGGGGCTTCGACCGGGAGCGGATCAGCGCCATGCGCGCCGCCTACCGCCTGCTGTTCGCCGACGAAGGCACCTTCCAGGAGCGGCTCGACGACGTGGCCGAGGGCTATTCGGACATTCCCGAGGTGGTCGAGATCCTCGATTTCATCCGCGTCGATGCCAATCGCCCCCTCTGCCTGCCCCGCCGCGAGACGTAA
- a CDS encoding GNAT family N-acetyltransferase, translating into MRIAPITPDALPALVPALSEILIETVGLGASVGFLAPLSLDEATDFWRKIGPALESGDRLMWGAWEGETLVGTVQIVVGMPGNQQHRIDLVKLMTRPSARGAGIGAALTLAAEVEAARLGKTLVVLDTVAGNPAQRLYERLGYTAAGVIPDYARSSAGPLEPTCLMYKRLGG; encoded by the coding sequence GTGCGGATCGCGCCCATCACGCCGGACGCCCTGCCGGCCCTCGTACCGGCGCTGAGCGAGATCCTGATCGAGACTGTGGGGCTGGGAGCCAGTGTCGGGTTCCTGGCCCCTTTGTCTTTGGACGAAGCCACGGACTTCTGGCGCAAGATCGGACCGGCGCTGGAAAGCGGCGACCGGCTGATGTGGGGCGCCTGGGAGGGTGAGACCCTGGTCGGGACGGTTCAGATCGTTGTCGGCATGCCGGGCAATCAGCAACATCGTATCGACCTCGTGAAACTGATGACGCGGCCCTCGGCGAGAGGCGCGGGGATCGGGGCGGCGCTGACCCTGGCGGCGGAGGTCGAGGCGGCACGGCTGGGCAAGACGCTGGTGGTGCTGGACACGGTGGCGGGCAATCCGGCGCAGCGGCTGTACGAGCGGCTGGGCTATACGGCGGCAGGGGTCATTCCGGACTATGCCCGGTCGAGCGCCGGGCCGCTGGAGCCGACCTGCCTGATGTACAAGCGGCTGGGCGGCTGA
- the lpxD gene encoding UDP-3-O-(3-hydroxymyristoyl)glucosamine N-acyltransferase, with translation MPDPRFFEALGPLSLSRLAELTGARIVSGPGDLMIDEAAPLNRADSRGIAFIADKKFLAELKATGAGACFLPEALAGETPEGCIALVVGRPQAAWAIASGALHRPIRQPAGSELIDPSAILEQGVTLAPGAVIGPGVRIGAETSIGAGAVIGPGVSIGRRCRIGPRAVVGFALLGDGVALHAGAVIGEAGFGATPGPDGIIDIPQLGRVILQDNVTIGANSCVDRGAWDDTVVGENTKVDNLVHIAHNTRVGRNCVMAAYVGISGSVTIGDGATFAGRAGVADHVNIGAGSIVGAAAGVMRDVPPGEFWSGYPAKPVREWLKESAWLARAARRKG, from the coding sequence ATGCCCGATCCCCGATTTTTTGAGGCCCTCGGCCCTCTGTCCCTGAGCCGGCTCGCCGAGCTGACCGGCGCCCGGATCGTCTCCGGGCCAGGCGATCTGATGATCGACGAGGCAGCCCCCCTCAATCGTGCCGACAGTCGCGGCATCGCCTTCATCGCCGACAAGAAATTCCTCGCCGAGCTCAAGGCGACGGGCGCTGGCGCCTGCTTTCTGCCCGAGGCCCTGGCGGGCGAAACACCGGAGGGCTGCATCGCGCTTGTCGTCGGCCGGCCTCAGGCGGCCTGGGCCATCGCGTCCGGCGCCTTGCACCGACCGATCCGCCAGCCGGCGGGCAGCGAACTGATCGATCCCTCGGCCATCCTCGAGCAGGGCGTCACCCTGGCCCCTGGCGCGGTCATCGGCCCCGGCGTGCGCATCGGCGCCGAGACCAGCATCGGGGCCGGAGCGGTCATCGGGCCCGGGGTCTCCATCGGCCGCCGCTGCCGGATCGGCCCGCGCGCCGTGGTCGGGTTCGCCCTGCTGGGCGACGGGGTCGCCCTGCATGCCGGCGCGGTGATCGGCGAGGCCGGATTTGGCGCCACGCCCGGCCCCGACGGCATCATCGACATTCCCCAGCTGGGCCGCGTCATTCTGCAGGACAATGTGACGATCGGCGCCAATTCCTGCGTCGATCGCGGCGCCTGGGACGACACCGTCGTCGGCGAGAACACCAAAGTCGACAACCTCGTTCATATCGCCCACAACACCCGCGTCGGCCGCAACTGTGTGATGGCCGCCTATGTTGGTATTTCGGGCAGTGTCACCATCGGCGATGGCGCGACGTTCGCGGGCAGGGCCGGGGTGGCCGACCATGTGAATATCGGCGCCGGCTCCATTGTTGGCGCGGCGGCCGGGGTCATGCGAGATGTACCCCCCGGGGAGTTCTGGAGCGGCTATCCGGCCAAACCGGTGCGTGAGTGGTTGAAGGAGTCGGCGTGGTTGGCCCGGGCCGCGCGCCGCAAGGGGTAA
- the lpxB gene encoding lipid-A-disaccharide synthase, producing MSQVLTVMLVAAEASGDSLGAGLARALKARLGDGVRFVGVGGEKMAEQGVQSPFDIAQLSILGIIEGVRALPMVKRRVAETAALAAREKPDIAVLIDSWGFTLRVAHALRKLDPKLPLVKYVGPQVWASRPGRARTLAKSVDHLLSIHGFDAPWFEREGLPVTTVGNPTLIRDFSTADPARLRAHIGAGATDPILLVLPGSRPAEIKHVFPPFEDAILRLKAERPNLQIVMPLAATVAGMVKERIAAWPFPVHVLEDATLKDDAFAAGTVALACSGTVTTELALAGCPMVVGYRLGPVSYRLVMLVFKSPWVTMFNIAAQDMVAPELLQTDCNGPMLASAIADRLDSEEMRRIQIEAQFQAVAKMGRPQVDPAELAADAVLKVLADRAG from the coding sequence GTGAGTCAGGTGCTCACCGTCATGCTGGTCGCCGCCGAGGCGTCCGGCGACTCGCTTGGCGCCGGCCTGGCCCGCGCCCTCAAGGCCCGCCTGGGCGACGGCGTCCGCTTCGTCGGCGTCGGCGGGGAGAAGATGGCCGAGCAGGGGGTGCAGAGCCCCTTCGACATCGCCCAGCTGTCGATCCTCGGCATCATCGAGGGCGTCCGGGCCCTGCCGATGGTCAAGCGCCGGGTGGCCGAGACCGCAGCCCTGGCGGCTCGCGAGAAGCCCGACATCGCCGTCCTGATCGACAGCTGGGGTTTCACCCTCCGCGTCGCCCATGCCCTGCGCAAGCTCGACCCCAAACTGCCGCTGGTGAAGTACGTCGGCCCGCAGGTCTGGGCCAGCCGCCCCGGCCGGGCCAGGACTCTGGCGAAGTCCGTCGATCACCTGCTCTCCATCCACGGCTTCGACGCCCCCTGGTTCGAGCGTGAGGGCCTGCCGGTCACGACCGTCGGCAACCCCACCCTGATCCGCGACTTCTCGACCGCCGACCCGGCCCGGCTGCGCGCCCACATCGGCGCGGGCGCCACCGACCCCATCCTGCTGGTCCTGCCCGGCAGCCGCCCGGCCGAGATCAAACACGTCTTTCCGCCCTTCGAGGACGCCATCCTGCGCCTCAAGGCCGAGCGGCCGAACCTCCAGATCGTGATGCCCCTGGCCGCCACCGTCGCAGGCATGGTCAAGGAACGCATCGCCGCCTGGCCCTTCCCGGTGCATGTGCTGGAGGACGCCACCCTGAAGGACGACGCCTTCGCCGCCGGCACGGTCGCCCTGGCCTGCAGCGGCACGGTGACAACGGAACTGGCCCTGGCCGGCTGTCCCATGGTCGTCGGCTATCGGCTCGGCCCGGTCAGCTACCGCCTGGTCATGCTGGTCTTCAAATCCCCCTGGGTGACGATGTTCAACATCGCCGCCCAGGACATGGTCGCCCCCGAACTGCTGCAGACCGACTGCAACGGCCCGATGCTGGCCTCGGCCATCGCCGACCGGCTGGACAGCGAAGAGATGCGCCGCATTCAGATCGAAGCCCAGTTTCAGGCCGTTGCGAAGATGGGCCGCCCGCAGGTCGACCCCGCCGAACTGGCCGCCGATGCTGTCCTGAAAGTGCTCGCCGACCGCGCCGGATGA
- the gltA gene encoding citrate synthase: MADKATLTIGDQSFDLPILKGTTGPDVMDVRKFYADSDLFTFDPGFTSTASCESKITFIDGDAGILLHRGYPIDQLVEKSSFLEVCYLLLHGELPNAAEFETFDHNITYHTMLHAQFDRFFEGFRRDAHPMAIMTGAVGALSAFYADSINVDDPREREISAHRLIAKMPTIAARAFKYHMGQPFVSPRNNLSYSENFLRMCFAVPAEDWVPNPILTRAMDRIFILHADHEQNASTSTVRLAGSSGAHPFACIAAGIACLWGPSHGGANQEALEMLEEIGTVDKIPEFIEGVKARKYKLMGFGHRVYKNFDPRATAMQKTCHEVLGELGINDPLLEVAMELEKIALSDPYFIERKLYPNIDFYSGITLRAMGFPSKMFTVLFALARTVGWISQWKEMFEDPARKIGRPRQLYTGATQRDYAPIDKR, translated from the coding sequence ATGGCTGACAAGGCGACGCTGACCATCGGCGACCAGAGCTTCGACCTGCCGATCCTCAAGGGGACCACCGGCCCCGACGTGATGGACGTGCGGAAGTTCTACGCCGACTCCGACCTGTTCACCTTCGACCCCGGCTTCACCTCGACGGCCAGCTGCGAAAGCAAGATCACCTTCATCGACGGTGATGCCGGCATCCTGCTGCACCGGGGCTATCCGATCGACCAGCTGGTCGAGAAGTCCAGCTTCTTGGAGGTCTGCTACCTGCTGCTGCACGGCGAGCTGCCGAACGCCGCCGAGTTCGAGACGTTCGATCACAACATCACCTACCACACGATGTTGCACGCCCAGTTCGACCGCTTCTTCGAGGGCTTCCGCCGCGACGCCCATCCGATGGCGATCATGACCGGCGCGGTCGGCGCCCTGTCGGCCTTCTACGCCGACAGCATCAACGTCGATGATCCGCGCGAGCGGGAGATCAGCGCCCATCGCCTGATCGCCAAGATGCCGACCATCGCGGCCCGCGCCTTCAAGTACCACATGGGCCAGCCCTTCGTGTCGCCGCGCAACAACCTCTCCTACTCGGAGAATTTCCTGCGCATGTGCTTCGCCGTGCCGGCCGAGGACTGGGTGCCGAACCCGATCCTGACCCGGGCCATGGACCGCATCTTCATCCTGCACGCCGATCACGAGCAGAACGCCTCGACCTCGACCGTCCGCCTGGCCGGGTCGTCGGGCGCGCATCCGTTCGCCTGCATCGCTGCCGGCATCGCCTGCCTCTGGGGCCCCAGCCATGGCGGCGCCAACCAGGAAGCCCTGGAAATGCTCGAGGAGATCGGGACGGTCGACAAGATCCCCGAGTTCATCGAGGGGGTGAAGGCCCGCAAGTACAAGCTGATGGGCTTCGGTCACCGCGTGTACAAGAACTTCGACCCGCGGGCGACCGCGATGCAGAAGACCTGCCACGAGGTGCTCGGCGAGCTGGGCATCAACGACCCGCTGCTGGAAGTGGCCATGGAACTGGAGAAGATCGCCCTCTCCGACCCCTACTTCATCGAGCGCAAGCTGTACCCGAACATCGACTTCTATTCGGGCATCACCCTGCGGGCGATGGGCTTCCCGTCGAAGATGTTCACCGTGCTGTTCGCCCTGGCCCGCACCGTCGGCTGGATCAGCCAGTGGAAGGAAATGTTCGAGGATCCGGCGCGTAAGATCGGCCGTCCGCGCCAGCTCTACACCGGGGCGACGCAGCGCGACTACGCGCCCATCGACAAGCGCTAG
- a CDS encoding M50 family metallopeptidase — MSGLLFTLTAVLALLFVLSIVVVVHELGHFWAARLFDTAIDRFSVGFGKPILHWRDKQGVQWQIAQIPLGGYVRFAGDDNAASVPDQDDLESLRQDVATTEGEAALKRYFHFKPLWQRAIIVAAGPVSNFILAIVLFAALAVSFGVISVEAKVAIRNPAGPGAVAGIRDGDVIRRMNGTTIANFNDLVNFTRTHVGEPVRVEVLRDGAPVILTAEPTLEQMNDKVSGHIKVGSLGLQTHKDARVERLRLNPVEAVAYGGQTTWMVLSTTVTYLGRVITGKLPADQIGSLLGIGNTAGKVAQAGAEGAPNAAWGLLGSVVSLLGLAAFLSVSVGFMNLLPLPVLDGGHLVFYAYEAVARRPLPARIQAVSYRLGLALLVGFMLFATWNDLQRLRVFNFLGGLFS, encoded by the coding sequence ATGTCGGGCCTCCTCTTTACCCTCACCGCCGTCCTGGCGCTGCTGTTCGTGCTGTCGATCGTCGTGGTCGTTCACGAACTCGGCCACTTCTGGGCCGCCCGCCTGTTCGACACCGCCATCGACCGCTTCTCCGTCGGTTTCGGCAAGCCCATCCTTCACTGGCGCGACAAGCAGGGCGTCCAGTGGCAGATCGCCCAGATCCCGCTCGGCGGCTATGTCCGCTTCGCGGGCGACGACAACGCCGCCAGCGTGCCTGACCAGGACGATCTGGAGAGCCTCCGCCAGGACGTCGCGACAACCGAGGGCGAGGCGGCCCTGAAGCGCTACTTCCATTTCAAGCCGCTGTGGCAGCGGGCGATCATCGTCGCCGCCGGCCCGGTGTCGAACTTCATCCTGGCCATCGTGCTGTTCGCCGCCCTGGCCGTGTCTTTCGGGGTGATCTCGGTCGAGGCCAAGGTTGCAATCCGCAATCCGGCGGGTCCGGGCGCGGTCGCCGGCATTCGCGACGGCGACGTCATCCGGCGGATGAACGGCACGACGATCGCCAACTTCAACGATCTGGTGAACTTCACCCGAACCCATGTCGGCGAACCGGTGCGGGTCGAAGTCCTTCGTGACGGCGCGCCCGTGATCCTGACGGCCGAGCCGACGCTCGAGCAGATGAACGACAAGGTCAGCGGCCACATCAAGGTCGGTTCCCTGGGCCTGCAGACCCACAAGGACGCCAGGGTCGAGCGCCTGCGCCTCAACCCCGTCGAGGCCGTCGCCTACGGCGGCCAGACCACCTGGATGGTGCTCAGCACCACGGTGACCTACCTGGGCCGCGTCATCACCGGCAAACTGCCCGCCGACCAGATCGGCAGCCTGCTGGGAATCGGCAATACGGCCGGCAAGGTGGCCCAGGCCGGCGCCGAGGGCGCGCCCAACGCCGCCTGGGGGCTGCTGGGTTCGGTTGTCTCCCTGCTGGGCCTGGCCGCCTTCCTCTCGGTCAGCGTCGGCTTCATGAACCTTCTGCCGCTGCCGGTTCTCGATGGCGGTCATCTCGTTTTCTACGCCTACGAAGCCGTGGCCCGGCGGCCACTTCCGGCCCGTATCCAGGCCGTTTCATACCGCCTTGGTCTTGCCTTGCTCGTCGGTTTCATGTTGTTCGCCACCTGGAACGACCTCCAGCGGCTGCGTGTGTTCAATTTCCTGGGCGGCCTCTTCTCGTGA
- the lpxI gene encoding UDP-2,3-diacylglucosamine diphosphatase LpxI (LpxI, functionally equivalent to LpxH, replaces it in LPS biosynthesis in a minority of bacteria.) — translation MKKLGLIAGAGGLPAEIADHCRKAGRPYFVIRLKGIADDATLGHPGEAVGLAELGKTFKALKREKCEAVCFAGLVHRPDFSALKPDIRGMAALPGIIAAARHGDDALLRRVLEEFSREGFVIEGVHEAVGAMTLPLGLLGKHAPAAEHKADIERALEVAKAIGQLDVGQGAVVCDGLVLAVEAQEGTDAMLRRVAELPVALRGQPGAFKGVIAKAPKPIQELRVDLPTIGVATIRGAAKAGLAGVVGEAGRLLIVDREAVIATADEFGLFVLGVEHKAP, via the coding sequence TTGAAGAAGCTGGGATTGATCGCCGGCGCCGGCGGCCTGCCGGCCGAGATCGCCGACCACTGCCGCAAGGCCGGACGGCCCTATTTCGTCATCCGGCTGAAGGGCATCGCCGACGACGCCACCCTTGGCCATCCGGGGGAGGCGGTCGGCCTCGCCGAGCTGGGCAAGACCTTCAAGGCCCTCAAGCGCGAGAAGTGCGAGGCGGTCTGCTTCGCCGGCCTCGTCCATCGGCCCGATTTCTCGGCCCTGAAGCCCGACATCCGTGGCATGGCCGCCCTGCCGGGGATCATCGCCGCCGCCCGCCACGGCGATGACGCCCTGCTGCGCCGGGTGCTGGAGGAGTTCTCCAGGGAGGGCTTCGTCATCGAGGGCGTGCATGAGGCGGTCGGAGCCATGACCCTGCCGCTCGGCCTGCTCGGCAAACATGCGCCCGCCGCCGAACACAAGGCGGACATCGAGCGCGCCCTGGAAGTGGCCAAGGCCATCGGCCAGCTCGACGTCGGCCAGGGCGCGGTGGTCTGCGACGGCCTGGTGCTGGCCGTGGAGGCTCAGGAAGGCACCGACGCCATGCTCCGCCGGGTTGCCGAACTGCCGGTCGCCCTGCGCGGTCAGCCGGGCGCCTTCAAGGGCGTCATCGCCAAGGCCCCCAAGCCGATCCAGGAACTGCGCGTCGACCTGCCGACCATCGGTGTCGCCACAATCCGCGGCGCCGCCAAGGCCGGGCTGGCCGGCGTGGTGGGCGAGGCGGGCCGCCTGCTGATCGTCGATCGCGAGGCCGTCATCGCCACCGCCGACGAGTTCGGCCTCTTCGTGCTCGGCGTCGAGCACAAAGCCCCGTGA
- the bamA gene encoding outer membrane protein assembly factor BamA, producing the protein MADLMMHSRRHGAAVLTGLALLMGSTALMTPAAAFAQSQQGVVQRIVVIGNERIEASTIASYLPIQPGEAVDSARIDLALKTLFRTELFADVKIDLQGGDLNIRVVENPIINKVVFEGNSSVKDDKIKEELTIRPRGIFTRAKVQSDVQRIIELYRRSGRISATVTPKVVELPQKRVDLIFEINEGPKSGVLDVNFLGNEQYSDGDLSDVVVTKESAWYKFLSTNDNYDPDRLEYDKEQLRKHYRNRGYYDFRVVSAVAELAPNKNGFAITYTLEEGVKYKFGKISVETELKKLDGTVLEQLLPIRAGELYQDEKIEQATDALTFAAGAAGFAFVDVRPRYVPNRETKTVDVVFSVREGPRVYIDRIDIVGNNRTLDAVIRREMLVSEGDAYNRVYVDRSKSQIRGLGYFKEVDIEEVPGTAPDRTGLRVKVEEQPTGELSFSAGYSSVDQLIIDLGISERNFRGRGQNLRARVSVGSLRQQVDFSFTEPRFLGRDLLAGVDLYTYRYDFSQQTAFDTSSTGMNLRVGFPLTSNASMGLRYVLRSDNVDVADSLCTTGSVSTSLCAQRGSRITSSLGYTVRLDRRNDPQRPTRGFYVELSQDLAGIGGDVNYLRTETNGGWYYGFNKDFIFSATGSAGYTAGWRGDTVRINDRFYKGGNTFRGFETAGIGPRDTGTNRGDALGGKMYAIGTAELTVPTFLPEQYGIKASLFTDVGTVGLLDDVDRQTTPGVFNEDIRDDLGLRASAGLSIHWRSPMGPIRFDFSQVLAKEDYDKTETFRFSTSTRF; encoded by the coding sequence ATGGCAGACCTCATGATGCATTCTCGACGCCACGGCGCCGCCGTCCTCACGGGCCTGGCCCTGCTGATGGGATCGACGGCCCTGATGACGCCGGCGGCCGCCTTCGCCCAGTCGCAACAGGGCGTGGTGCAACGCATCGTCGTCATCGGCAATGAGCGGATCGAAGCCTCCACCATCGCCTCCTATCTCCCGATCCAGCCGGGTGAAGCGGTCGATTCGGCCCGAATCGACCTGGCGCTGAAGACCCTGTTCCGCACGGAGCTCTTCGCCGATGTGAAGATCGACCTGCAGGGCGGCGACCTGAACATTCGCGTCGTCGAAAACCCGATCATCAACAAGGTGGTCTTCGAGGGCAATTCCTCGGTCAAGGACGACAAGATCAAGGAAGAGCTGACCATCCGGCCGCGGGGCATCTTCACCCGCGCCAAGGTCCAGTCCGACGTCCAGCGCATCATCGAACTCTACCGCCGCTCGGGCCGCATCTCGGCGACCGTGACGCCCAAGGTGGTCGAGCTGCCGCAGAAGCGCGTCGACCTGATCTTTGAGATCAACGAAGGCCCCAAGAGCGGCGTCCTCGACGTCAACTTCCTGGGCAACGAGCAGTACTCGGACGGCGACCTCTCCGACGTGGTCGTGACCAAGGAGAGCGCCTGGTACAAATTCCTGTCGACCAACGACAACTACGATCCCGACCGGCTCGAGTACGACAAGGAACAGCTGCGCAAGCACTACCGTAACCGCGGCTACTACGACTTCCGCGTCGTCTCGGCCGTGGCCGAGCTGGCTCCGAACAAGAACGGCTTCGCCATCACCTACACGCTCGAAGAGGGCGTGAAGTACAAGTTCGGCAAGATCAGCGTCGAGACCGAGCTGAAGAAGCTGGACGGCACCGTGCTCGAACAGCTGCTGCCGATCCGCGCCGGCGAGCTCTATCAGGACGAGAAGATCGAGCAGGCGACCGACGCCCTGACCTTCGCGGCCGGCGCCGCCGGCTTCGCCTTCGTCGACGTCCGCCCGCGCTACGTGCCCAACCGCGAGACCAAGACCGTCGATGTGGTCTTCTCGGTCCGTGAAGGCCCGCGCGTCTACATCGACCGCATCGACATCGTCGGTAACAACCGCACCCTCGACGCCGTCATCCGCCGCGAAATGCTGGTGTCCGAAGGCGACGCCTACAACCGGGTCTACGTCGATCGCTCCAAGAGCCAGATTCGCGGCCTCGGCTACTTCAAGGAAGTCGATATCGAGGAAGTGCCGGGCACGGCGCCCGACCGCACCGGCCTGCGGGTCAAGGTGGAAGAGCAGCCCACCGGCGAACTGTCGTTCAGCGCCGGCTACAGCTCGGTCGACCAACTGATCATCGATCTGGGCATTTCCGAGCGGAACTTCCGCGGTCGCGGCCAGAACCTGCGCGCCCGCGTCTCGGTCGGCTCGCTGCGCCAGCAGGTGGACTTCTCGTTCACCGAGCCGCGCTTCCTCGGCCGCGACCTGCTGGCCGGTGTCGATCTCTACACCTACCGCTACGATTTCAGCCAACAGACGGCCTTCGACACCTCCTCGACCGGCATGAATCTGCGCGTCGGCTTCCCGCTGACCAGCAACGCCTCGATGGGCCTGCGCTACGTCCTGCGCAGCGACAACGTCGATGTCGCCGACTCGCTCTGCACGACCGGATCGGTTTCGACCAGCCTCTGCGCCCAGCGCGGGTCGCGGATCACCTCCTCGCTCGGCTACACCGTGCGTCTGGACCGCAGGAACGATCCGCAAAGGCCGACCCGCGGCTTCTATGTCGAACTGTCGCAGGATCTCGCCGGCATCGGCGGCGACGTGAACTATCTGCGCACCGAAACCAACGGCGGCTGGTACTACGGGTTCAACAAGGACTTCATCTTCAGCGCCACCGGCTCGGCCGGCTACACGGCCGGCTGGCGCGGCGACACGGTCCGCATCAACGACCGCTTCTACAAGGGCGGCAACACCTTCCGTGGCTTCGAAACGGCCGGTATCGGCCCGCGCGATACGGGCACGAACCGTGGCGACGCCCTGGGTGGCAAAATGTACGCCATCGGCACGGCCGAACTGACGGTTCCGACCTTCCTGCCCGAGCAGTATGGCATCAAGGCTTCGCTGTTCACCGATGTCGGCACCGTCGGCCTGCTGGATGACGTCGACCGCCAGACCACCCCCGGCGTCTTCAATGAGGACATCAGGGATGACCTGGGCTTGCGCGCCTCGGCCGGCCTGTCGATTCACTGGCGCTCGCCGATGGGCCCCATCCGTTTCGACTTCAGCCAAGTTTTGGCCAAAGAAGACTACGACAAGACCGAAACGTTCCGGTTCTCCACCTCCACAAGGTTCTGA
- the fabZ gene encoding 3-hydroxyacyl-ACP dehydratase FabZ: MSTSKATGDVSDIDITEILARIPHRYPFLLVDRCESFVPNTSIVGIKCVTYNEPFFQGHFPGHPVMPGVLIVEALGQTGAIMMSKSMDIDISNMVIYFMTIDGVRFRAPVRPGDVLHMHVEVTKVRGDIFKFRGKALVNGKVCAEAEFAAMKALAG; encoded by the coding sequence ATGAGCACCAGCAAAGCGACGGGTGACGTCAGCGACATCGATATCACCGAAATCCTGGCGCGGATCCCGCACCGCTACCCCTTCCTGCTCGTCGATCGCTGTGAATCGTTCGTGCCGAACACCTCGATCGTCGGCATCAAGTGCGTGACCTACAACGAGCCCTTCTTCCAGGGTCACTTCCCGGGTCACCCGGTCATGCCCGGCGTGCTGATCGTCGAGGCCCTGGGCCAGACCGGCGCGATCATGATGTCCAAGTCGATGGATATCGATATCTCCAACATGGTCATCTACTTCATGACCATCGATGGCGTGCGGTTTCGCGCCCCGGTGCGGCCCGGCGATGTGCTGCATATGCATGTCGAGGTGACCAAGGTGCGCGGCGACATCTTCAAGTTCCGCGGCAAGGCGCTGGTCAACGGCAAGGTCTGCGCAGAGGCCGAGTTCGCGGCCATGAAGGCGCTGGCCGGCTGA